In Nitrospirota bacterium, the genomic window AATCAATATCAGACCTCAATAAAGGGGCGCCTTTTGAAATATCACTTTATTTACTTTACTATTCATCATAGTTAATTCATGGGGCACCATCTTTATCCTCTATATAATCACAAAGACAACAAGCAAAATCTTTGTTGACAGACAAATACCTTTTGACTACCATATCCTTAAAAAACAATTTCAACGTTTACGAGACATTCCGGCAGAGGATCTCGGAGCCTTGTTATCAGTGGAGATAATGATTTGGAAATTAATGGACTTATCTGGTTTGATGATATTATTGGCAAAATTATCAGCAAACATAATATCCAACAACAGGAAGTCAGAGAGATTTTGGATAATAACCCTCATTTCAGATTTGTTGAGAAGGGGCATAGGTCAGGCGAAAATATCTATGCGGCAATGGGGCAAACTGACGGGGGGCGTTATCTGATTGTGTTCTTTGTTTGGAAAACAGATAAACGAGCCTTAATTTTATCGGCGCGCGACATGACAAAGGCCGAAAGGAGATTATATGAGAAAACATAAAACCTCGCTATCCGAGGCAACATCATACAGGGAAATTGGTGAGTTTTGGGATACCCATGATTTGTCTGAGTTTTGGGATAAAACCAAAGAAGCTTCATTTGAAGTAGATATTGAGTCAGAGGTTACATATTACGCTGTTGACAAAATACTATCTGAGGAAATTCAGGCGATTGCACAAAAACGTGGTGTGACTGCCGACACACTGATCAATCTTTGGGTACAGGAAAAACTTCAGGAACAAAAAGCATCATAAATATCGTAAATAAAGGGGACTGTTCTGTTCAATTAACATGCTTCCTTATTTAGGCTGACAATAATTCAATATTCGGCAATATTGTTTTTGATTCTTTCCTTCTTTAAGCAGGGAATCTACGGCCGTTTTATTTTCATTATATAGTAGAAGGTCATCCGTAGGTAATATTACAAGTTCGGCATCAGCCGGTATATCATCCAGTACATCAGTATGATCAAAGGCATACTTCATAAATTCATTCAGCAAGTCAAGATTTATTTTTATATAGAGATTTTAATTGTGAAGAACATCCCATCTATAATT contains:
- a CDS encoding BrnT family toxin; its protein translation is MEINGLIWFDDIIGKIISKHNIQQQEVREILDNNPHFRFVEKGHRSGENIYAAMGQTDGGRYLIVFFVWKTDKRALILSARDMTKAERRLYEKT